From a single Mycolicibacterium moriokaense genomic region:
- a CDS encoding amidohydrolase family protein, which produces MIGTDRLPVLDVDQHYYEPLDAFTRHCPKAWRERTVQTAVIDGRTRQIVGGKIDRTVTNPTFDPIVKPGAMTDYFRGNPQKRSLLDILSDREPIPGHYRNRDDRLAKIDEQGLQAVWMLPSLAMGYEEGLQYDPPAAAQAFKAFNRWLLDDWGYNYQDRIFSSPYLTFADIPAAIDEVEHGLANGARIFVVRAQATYTDGGWRSPGDQIFDPIWARLQEAEAITVVHVGEVGGAGLDKYVEHRTNIIGEIASPLQIAVGHERAIANYLAAVTCDKLFERFPQLKIASVENGAEFLPLSISGLNRAGFQRPGYFASDPVEQFREHVWVAPFWEDNLLEVVKHLGVDQVLFGSDYPHPEGLAEPRQYEKVAAELNDPVSERKVMWDNAAKLTKLA; this is translated from the coding sequence GTGATTGGCACCGACCGTCTCCCCGTGCTGGACGTCGACCAGCACTACTACGAACCTCTCGACGCCTTCACCCGGCACTGCCCCAAGGCGTGGCGCGAGCGCACCGTACAGACCGCGGTCATCGACGGCCGCACCCGCCAGATCGTCGGCGGCAAGATCGACCGCACCGTGACCAATCCCACCTTCGACCCCATCGTCAAGCCGGGGGCGATGACGGACTACTTCCGCGGCAATCCGCAGAAGCGTTCACTTCTCGACATCCTTTCCGACCGTGAACCGATTCCGGGCCATTACCGCAACCGTGACGACCGGCTGGCCAAGATTGACGAGCAGGGCCTGCAGGCGGTGTGGATGCTGCCGTCGCTTGCGATGGGCTACGAAGAGGGGCTGCAGTACGACCCACCTGCCGCCGCACAGGCGTTCAAAGCCTTCAATCGCTGGCTGCTCGATGACTGGGGCTACAACTACCAGGACCGCATCTTCAGTTCGCCCTACCTGACGTTCGCGGATATCCCCGCGGCGATCGACGAGGTCGAACACGGGCTGGCCAACGGTGCTCGCATCTTCGTGGTGCGCGCGCAGGCTACCTACACCGACGGAGGGTGGCGTTCTCCCGGTGACCAGATCTTCGACCCGATCTGGGCCCGTCTGCAGGAAGCCGAGGCCATCACGGTCGTACACGTCGGCGAGGTCGGCGGCGCCGGCCTCGACAAGTACGTCGAACACCGCACCAACATCATCGGCGAGATCGCCTCCCCGCTGCAGATCGCCGTCGGACACGAGCGGGCGATCGCCAACTACCTGGCCGCGGTGACGTGCGACAAGCTCTTCGAGCGTTTCCCGCAGCTGAAGATCGCCTCGGTGGAGAACGGAGCGGAGTTCCTGCCGCTTTCGATTTCCGGGCTCAACCGTGCCGGGTTCCAACGCCCCGGCTACTTCGCCTCGGATCCCGTTGAGCAGTTCCGCGAGCATGTGTGGGTGGCCCCGTTCTGGGAGGACAATCTCCTGGAGGTGGTCAAGCATCTGGGTGTCGACCAGGTGCTGTTCGGCTCGGATTATCCGCACCCGGAGGGCCTGGCCGAGCCGCGCCAGTACGAGAAGGTGGCCGCCGAGCTCAACGATCCCGTCTCCGAACGCAAGGTCATGTGGGACAACGCGGCGAAACTGACGAAGCTGGCCTAG